In one window of Temnothorax longispinosus isolate EJ_2023e chromosome 11, Tlon_JGU_v1, whole genome shotgun sequence DNA:
- the LOC139822411 gene encoding DNA-directed RNA polymerase II subunit RPB1-like isoform X1 gives MATSDSKAPLRTVKRVQFGILSPDEIRRMSVTDGGIRFPETMEGGRPKLGGLMDPRQGVIDRNSRCQTCAGNMTECPGHFGHIDLAKPVFHVGFITKTIKILRCVCFYCSKLLVNPHNPKIKEIVMKTKGQPRKRLAFVYDLCKSKNICEGGDEMDINKENAENQPLMDRKPGHGGCGRYQPNLRRSGLDVTAEWKHVNEDSQEKKIILSAERAWEILKHIKDEESFILGMDPKFARPDWMIVTVLPVPPLSVRPAVIMYGSAKNQDDLTHKLADIIKSNNELLRNEQSGAAAHVISENIKMLQFHVATLVDNDMPGMPRAMQKSGKPLKAIKARLKGKEGRIRGNLMGKRVDFSARTVITPDPNLRIDQVGVPRSIAQNLTFPEIVTPFNIDKMQVLVRRGNSQYPGAKYIVRDNGERIDLRFHPKSSDLHLQCGYRVERHIRDGDLVIFNRQPTLHKMSMMGHRVKVLPWSTFRMNLSCTSPYNADFDGDEMNLHVPQSMETRAEVENIHVTPRQIITPQANKPVMGIVQDTLTAVRKMTKRDVFIEKEQMMNLLMFLPSWDGKMPQPCILKPKPLWTGKQLFSLIIPGNVNMIRTHSTHPDEEDDGPYKWISPGDTKVMVEHGELVMGILCKKTLGTSAGSLLHICMLELGHEVCGRFYGNIQTVINNWLLLEGHSIGIGDTIADPQTYLEIQKAIKKAKEDVIEVIQKAHNMELEPTPGNTLRQTFENQVNRILNDARDKTGGSAKKSLTEYNNLKAMVVSGSKGSNINISQVIACVGQQNVEGKRIPFGFRKRTLPHFIKDDYGPESRGFVENSYLAGLTPSEFYFHAMGGREGLIDTAVKTAETGYIQRRLIKAMESVMVHYDGTVRNSVGQLIQLRYGEDGLCGETVEFQNLPTIKVSNKAFEKKFKFDPTNERYLRCIFNEHIVRDTMGSGEGISELEREWEQLNRDRAVLREIFPSGESKVVLPCNLQRMIWNVQKIFHINKRAPTDLSPMRVIQGVKNLLEKCIIVAGDDRLSKQANENATLLFQCLVRSTLCTKCVSEEFRLSSEAFEWLIGEIETRFQQAQVSPGEMVGALAAQSLGEPATQMTLNTFHFAGVSSKNVTLGVPRLKEIINISKKPKAPSLTVFLTGAAARDAEKAKNVLCRLEHTTLKKVTANTAIYYDPDPQNTVIAEDQEFVNVYYEMPDFDPTKISPWLLRIELDRKRMTDKKLTMEQIAEKINAGFGDDLNCIFNDDNAEKLVLRIRIMNSDDNKFQDTDEETVDKMEDDMFLRCIEANMLSDMTLQGIEAIGKVYMHLPQTDSKKRIVITETGEFKAIAEWLLETDGTSLMKVLSERDVDPVRTFSNDICEIFQVLGIEAVRKSVEKEMNAVLQFYGLYVNYRHLALLCDVMTAKGHLMAITRHGINRQDTGALMRCSFEETVDVLLDAASHAEVDPMRGVSENIIMGQLPRIGTGCFDLLLDAEKCKSGIEIPMAVGAGMMGTAGMFFGSVTGMSSMSPQMTPWMGATPGYGASSMSPALSSGMTPGGACFSPSGASDASGLSPAYSAYSPQPGSPGSPGPSMSPFPMSPAGAASPSYSPTSPAYLPTSPSMTPSSPNYSPTSPTYSPTSPNYSPTSPSYSPTSPSYSPTSPSYSPTSPSYSPTSPSYSPTSPSYSPTSPSYSPTSPSYSPTSPSYSPTSPSYSPTSPSYSPTSPSYSPTSPSYSPTSPSYSPTSPSYSPTSPSYSPSSPNYTPASPSYSPTSPSYSPSSPQYSPASPSYSPSSPKYSPTSPSYSPTSPSFAGTSPQYTPASPTYSPTSPTYSPTSPSYSPSSPQHTASGSTRYSPSSPNYSPTSPTYSPTSPQYSPSSTKYSPTSPTYTPTSPSYSPTSPTYSPPVPGYSPTSPTYSPASPAYETDE, from the exons ATGGCGACGTCCGACTCCAAGGCACCTTTGAGGACGGTGAAACGCGTCCAATTCGGCATCCTCTCGCCCGACGAGATA CGTCGTATGTCAGTCACTGATGGCGGCATACGATTTCCGGAAACAATGGAAGGGGGCCGCCCTAAACTGGGTGGCCTCATGGACCCGAGGCAAGGTGTTATTGACAGGAATTCCAGGTGTCAAACTTGTGCTGGGAATATGACAGAATGTCCTGGCCATTTTGGTCATATAGACCTAGCAAAACCAGTATTCCATGTGGGATTCATTACAAAAACTATAAAGATATTGAGATGCGTGTGTTTTTACTGTTCCAAACTGCTCGTCAACCCT cATAATCCAAAGATTAAAGAAATCGTCATGAAGACGAAGGGGCAGCCGCGGAAGCGACTTGCATTCGTTTATGATTTGTgcaaaagcaaaaatatctGTGAAGGTGGAGATGAAATGGATATTAACAAAGAGAACGCAGAGAACCAGCCACTGATGGACAGAAAACCGGGTCATGGTGGTTGCGGTAGATATCAACCTAATCTCAGACGATCCGGCTTGGACGTCACTGCAGAGTGGAAGCACGTGAACGAAGACTCGcaagaaaagaagataattCTCTCAGCCGAGAGGGCCTGGGAAATCTTGAAGCACATTAAAGATGAAGAATCTTTTATCTTAGGCATGGACCCGAAATTTGCTCGTCCGGATTGGATGATAGTCACGGTGTTACCGGTACCGCCGCTGTCCGTCAGACCTGCGGTTATTATGTACGGTTCCGCCAAGAATCAAGACGATCTGACGCATAAACTGGCGGACATCATTAAATCGAACAACGAGTTACTACGAAACGAACAatccggcgcggcggcacACGTGATCTCTGAGAATATAAAGATGCTACAGTTTCACGTGGCAACGCTCGTCGACAACGACATGCCCGGCATGCCCCGGGCGATGCAGAAGTCGGGCAAACCACTCAAAGCGATCAAAGCTCGGCTGAAGGGAAAGGAGGGTAGGATTCGTGGAAACCTGATGGGTAAACGCGTGGACTTTTCGGCGCGCACTGTTATCACTCCGGATCCCAACTTGCGCATTGATCAAGTAGGCGTGCCGCGTAGTATAGCGCAAAATTTGACATTCCCCGAAATCGTGACGCCCTTCAACATCGACAAGATGCAGGTGCTAGTCAGGCGCGGCAATTCGCAATATCCCGGTGCGAAATATATAGTTCGCGACAATGGCGAGAGGATTGATCTGCGTTTCCATCCCAAGTCCTCGGATCTGCATCTGCAATGTGGTTACCGAGTGGAACGACATATCCGCGACGGTGATCTTGTGATCTTCAATCGTCAGCCCACTCTTCACAAAATGAGTATGATGGGCCATCGCGTTAAGGTGCTTCCTTGGAGCACATTCCGCATGAATCTAAGCTGTACATCACCGTATAACGCGGATTTCGACGGTGACGAAATGAATCTACACGTTCCGCAGTCAATGGAGACCCGCGCGGAGGTAGAGAACATTCACGTGACCCCACGACAGATTATCACCCCACAGGCGAACAAGCCAGTTATGGGAATTGTACAGGACACTCTAACCGCTGTGAGGAAGATGACCAAGCGCGATGTGTTCATCGAGAAGGAGCAAATGATGAATTTACTTATGTTTCTGCCCAGTTGGGACGGCAAGATGCCGCAACCGTGTATTCTGAAGCCGAAACCACTATGGACCGGAAAGCAGCTGTTCTCCCTCATCATCCCAGGTAACGTGAACATGATACGGACGCATAGCACGCATCCCGATGAGGAGGACGATGGTCCATACAAATGGATCTCGCCGGGTGACACCAAGGTAATGGTGGAACACGGGGAACTCGTGATGGGTATTCTCTGCAAAAAAACTTTAGGTACCTCCGCCGGTTCTTTGCTTCACATCTGTATGCTCGAGCTGGGTCACGAGGTATGCGGACGTTTCTACGGCAACATCCAGACCGTCATCAACAATTGGCTATTATTGGAGGGTCATTCGATTGGTATTGGCGACACTATTGCCGATCCGCAGACATATTTGGAAATCCAGAAGGCGATCAAGAAGGCCAAAGAAGACGTGATAGAGGTGATCCAAAAGGCACACAACATGGAACTCGAACCTACGCCTGGCAACACGCTTCGTCAGACTTTCGAGAATCAGGTGAACAGGATCCTGAATGACGCTCGAGACAAGACCGGAGGCTCCGCCAAGAAGTCCTTGAcagaatacaataatttaaaggCCATGGTGGTGTCGGGCTCAAAGGGCTCCAACATCAACATTTCTCAAGTCATCGCCTGTGTAGGTCAGCAAAACGTCGAGGGTAAACGAATACCTTTCGGCTTCCGTAAGAGAACGCTGCCGCATTTCATCAAGGACGACTATGGGCCAGAGTCCCGCGGCTTTGTTGAGAATTCGTATCTAGCCGGTCTTACTCCATCTGAGTTCTATTTCCATGCAATGGGCGGACGTGAGGGTCTTATCGATACCGCCGTAAAAACAGCTGAGACCGGTTACATTCAGCGTCGTTTGATAAAGGCTATGGAGTCGGTCATGGTGCATTACGATGGCACCGTGCGTAATTCCGTCGGTCAGCTGATTCAGCTACGTTACGGAGAGGACGGTCTCTGCGGTGAGACCGTCGAGTTCCAGAATCTACCAACGATCAAGGTGAGCAACAAAGCCTTCGAGAAGAAGTTCAAGTTTGATCCGACCAACGAGCGATATCTACGGTGTATATTCAATGAACACATCGTCCGAGACACGATGGGTTCCGGAGAGGGAATATCCGAGCTGGAAAGAGAGTGGGAACAATTGAACAGAGATCGCGCTGTACTTCGAGAGATCTTTCCAAGCGGCGAATCAAAGGTTGTACTGCCCTGCAATCTGCAAAGGATGATTTGGAACGTACAGAAGATATTCCACATCAATAAGCGAGCGCCGACCGATCTCAGTCCTATGAGGGTGATTCAAGGAGTAAAAAATCTTTTGGAAAAGTGTATCATTGTCGCCGGGGACGATAGACTGAGCAAACAGGCGAACGAGAACGCGACATTATTGTTCCAGTGTTTAGTAAGGTCGACCTTATGTACCAAGTGCGTCTCCGAGGAGTTCAGGCTGTCGAGTGAAGCCTTCGAGTGGCTAATTGGAGAAATCGAGACGAGATTCCAGCAAGCTCAGGTGTCACCCGGTGAGATGGTCGGCGCATTGGCGGCGCAATCTCTCGGCGAGCCTGCCACTCAGATGACCCTGAACACCTTCCACTTTGCCGGTGTATCATCGAAGAACGTGACCCTCGGTGTGCCCAGATTGAAGGAAATTATTAACATCAGCAAGAAACCGAAAGCGCCGTCACTCACAGTGTTCTTGACGGGCGCGGCCGCGCGTGATGCTGAAAAGGCAAAAAACGTTCTCTGCCGGCTGGAGCACACGACGTTGAAAAAGGTGACGGCGAACACGGCGATATACTACGATCCTGATCCGCAGAACACTGTAATCGCGGAGGACCAGGAGTTTGTCAACGTTTACTACGAGATGCCCGACTTTGACCCCACGAAAATATCGCCGTGGTTGTTGCGAATTGAACTGGATAGAAAGCGGATGACTGACAAGAAGCTGACGATGGAGCAGATCGCAGAGAAGATCAATGCCGGCTTTGGCGACGATCTGAACTGCATATTCAATGATGACAATGCCGAGAAGTTGGTGCTACGTATTAGAATAATGAACAGCGACGATAACAAGTTCCAGGACACGGATGAGGAGACTGTAGATAAGATGGAAGACGATATGTTCCTTCGGTGTATCGAAGCCAACATGCTCAGCGACATGACTCTGCAG GGTATTGAAGCTATCGGCAAAGTTTACATGCATCTGCCGCAAACGGATTCCAAGAAACGCATCGTTATCACGGAAACCGGCGAATTCAAGGCCATTGCGGAATGGCTTTTGGAAACCGACGGGACGAGCTTGATGAAGGTGTTGAGCGAGAGAGACGTGGATCCGGTGCGAACGTTCAGTAATGATATTTGCGAGATATTCCAAGTGCTCGGCATCGAAGCCGTGCGAAAGTCGGTAGAGAAGGAGATGAACGCAGTGTTGCAGTTCTATGGTCTTTACGTGAACTACCGACATCTCGCTTTACTTTGCGACGTCATGACAGCGAAAGGTCATCTCATGGCGATAACACGTCACGGAATCAATAGACAAGATACCGGCGCTTTGATGAG GTGTTCCTTCGAAGAAACGGTTGATGTACTACTGGATGCCGCATCTCACGCAGAGGTAGATCCAATGAGAGGGGTATCCGAGAATATTATAATGGGACAACTTCCTCGGATTGGAACAG GATGCTTTGATCTATTATTGGATGCTGAGAAATGTAAATCTGGTATCGAGATTCCTATGGCAGTTGGCGCAGGAATGATGGGAACGGCGGGAATGTTCTTTGGCAGCGTAACTGGCATGTCCAGCATGAGTCCTCAGATGACTCCTTGGATGGGAGCTACTCCTGGTTATGGTGCATCAAGTATGTCGCCAG CATTGAGCAGCGGTATGACGCCAGGTGGTGCATGCTTTTCACCGTCGGGAGCATCAGATGCATCGGGCTTGTCGCCAGCATACTCGGCTTATTCACCGCAACCGGGAAGTCCCGGTAGTCCGGGTCCGAGTATGAGTCCATTCCCGATGTCACCAGCTGGTGCAGCGTCACCTAGTTACTCTCCGACATCACCGGCGTATCTGCCCACATCGCCTAGCATGACACCCTCGAGTCCAAATTATTCGCCCACAAGTCCTACGTATTCGCCAACCAGCCCGAATTATTCACCGACATCACCAAGCTATTCGCCGACAAGTCCGAGCTATTCGCCCACTTCGCCGAGTTATTCGCCGACAAGTCCAAGTTACTCGCCCACTTCTCCGAGTTATTCACCGACGAGTCCAAGTTACTCGCCTACCTCACCGAGCTATTCGCCAACTAGCCCGAGCTATTCGCCCACATCGCCGAGCTACTCGCCAACTTCGCCGAGTTATTCACCGACAAGTCCGAGTTACTCGCCAACCTCGCCGAGTTATTCCCCGACCAGTCCAAGTTACTCGCCCACAAGTCCAAGCTATTCACCCACGAGCCCGAGTTACTCACCAACTTCACCAAGCTATTCACCAAGCTCGCCTAACTACACACCTGCTTCACCCTCATATTCGCCGACTTCGCCCAGTTATTCGCCAAGCTCGCCGCAATATTCGCCTGCGAGTCCAAGCTACTCTCCCAGCAGTCCCAAATATTCACCGACGAGCCCAAGTTATTCTCCTACCTCGCCATCATTCGCCGGTACATCGCCGCAATACACGCCTGCAAGTCCCACGTACTCGCCGACCAGCCCGACATATTCGCCTACAAGTCCATCGTACTCGCCGAGTTCGCCGCAGCACACTGCATCTGGCAGCACCCGATATTCACCCAGCAGTCCGAATTATTCACCTACCAGCCCGACGTACTCGCCCACAAGTCCGCAGTACTCGCCGTCAAGCACCAAATATTCGCCCACGAGTCCCACGTACACACCCACAAGCCCGAGTTATTCTCCGACGAGTCCAACGTACTCGCCGCCCGTACCGGGATACTCGCCCACGAGTCCCACGTACTCACCAGCGTCACCCGCTTACGAGACAGACgagtaa
- the LOC139822411 gene encoding DNA-directed RNA polymerase II subunit RPB1-like isoform X2, whose protein sequence is MKTKGQPRKRLAFVYDLCKSKNICEGGDEMDINKENAENQPLMDRKPGHGGCGRYQPNLRRSGLDVTAEWKHVNEDSQEKKIILSAERAWEILKHIKDEESFILGMDPKFARPDWMIVTVLPVPPLSVRPAVIMYGSAKNQDDLTHKLADIIKSNNELLRNEQSGAAAHVISENIKMLQFHVATLVDNDMPGMPRAMQKSGKPLKAIKARLKGKEGRIRGNLMGKRVDFSARTVITPDPNLRIDQVGVPRSIAQNLTFPEIVTPFNIDKMQVLVRRGNSQYPGAKYIVRDNGERIDLRFHPKSSDLHLQCGYRVERHIRDGDLVIFNRQPTLHKMSMMGHRVKVLPWSTFRMNLSCTSPYNADFDGDEMNLHVPQSMETRAEVENIHVTPRQIITPQANKPVMGIVQDTLTAVRKMTKRDVFIEKEQMMNLLMFLPSWDGKMPQPCILKPKPLWTGKQLFSLIIPGNVNMIRTHSTHPDEEDDGPYKWISPGDTKVMVEHGELVMGILCKKTLGTSAGSLLHICMLELGHEVCGRFYGNIQTVINNWLLLEGHSIGIGDTIADPQTYLEIQKAIKKAKEDVIEVIQKAHNMELEPTPGNTLRQTFENQVNRILNDARDKTGGSAKKSLTEYNNLKAMVVSGSKGSNINISQVIACVGQQNVEGKRIPFGFRKRTLPHFIKDDYGPESRGFVENSYLAGLTPSEFYFHAMGGREGLIDTAVKTAETGYIQRRLIKAMESVMVHYDGTVRNSVGQLIQLRYGEDGLCGETVEFQNLPTIKVSNKAFEKKFKFDPTNERYLRCIFNEHIVRDTMGSGEGISELEREWEQLNRDRAVLREIFPSGESKVVLPCNLQRMIWNVQKIFHINKRAPTDLSPMRVIQGVKNLLEKCIIVAGDDRLSKQANENATLLFQCLVRSTLCTKCVSEEFRLSSEAFEWLIGEIETRFQQAQVSPGEMVGALAAQSLGEPATQMTLNTFHFAGVSSKNVTLGVPRLKEIINISKKPKAPSLTVFLTGAAARDAEKAKNVLCRLEHTTLKKVTANTAIYYDPDPQNTVIAEDQEFVNVYYEMPDFDPTKISPWLLRIELDRKRMTDKKLTMEQIAEKINAGFGDDLNCIFNDDNAEKLVLRIRIMNSDDNKFQDTDEETVDKMEDDMFLRCIEANMLSDMTLQGIEAIGKVYMHLPQTDSKKRIVITETGEFKAIAEWLLETDGTSLMKVLSERDVDPVRTFSNDICEIFQVLGIEAVRKSVEKEMNAVLQFYGLYVNYRHLALLCDVMTAKGHLMAITRHGINRQDTGALMRCSFEETVDVLLDAASHAEVDPMRGVSENIIMGQLPRIGTGCFDLLLDAEKCKSGIEIPMAVGAGMMGTAGMFFGSVTGMSSMSPQMTPWMGATPGYGASSMSPALSSGMTPGGACFSPSGASDASGLSPAYSAYSPQPGSPGSPGPSMSPFPMSPAGAASPSYSPTSPAYLPTSPSMTPSSPNYSPTSPTYSPTSPNYSPTSPSYSPTSPSYSPTSPSYSPTSPSYSPTSPSYSPTSPSYSPTSPSYSPTSPSYSPTSPSYSPTSPSYSPTSPSYSPTSPSYSPTSPSYSPTSPSYSPTSPSYSPTSPSYSPSSPNYTPASPSYSPTSPSYSPSSPQYSPASPSYSPSSPKYSPTSPSYSPTSPSFAGTSPQYTPASPTYSPTSPTYSPTSPSYSPSSPQHTASGSTRYSPSSPNYSPTSPTYSPTSPQYSPSSTKYSPTSPTYTPTSPSYSPTSPTYSPPVPGYSPTSPTYSPASPAYETDE, encoded by the exons ATGAAGACGAAGGGGCAGCCGCGGAAGCGACTTGCATTCGTTTATGATTTGTgcaaaagcaaaaatatctGTGAAGGTGGAGATGAAATGGATATTAACAAAGAGAACGCAGAGAACCAGCCACTGATGGACAGAAAACCGGGTCATGGTGGTTGCGGTAGATATCAACCTAATCTCAGACGATCCGGCTTGGACGTCACTGCAGAGTGGAAGCACGTGAACGAAGACTCGcaagaaaagaagataattCTCTCAGCCGAGAGGGCCTGGGAAATCTTGAAGCACATTAAAGATGAAGAATCTTTTATCTTAGGCATGGACCCGAAATTTGCTCGTCCGGATTGGATGATAGTCACGGTGTTACCGGTACCGCCGCTGTCCGTCAGACCTGCGGTTATTATGTACGGTTCCGCCAAGAATCAAGACGATCTGACGCATAAACTGGCGGACATCATTAAATCGAACAACGAGTTACTACGAAACGAACAatccggcgcggcggcacACGTGATCTCTGAGAATATAAAGATGCTACAGTTTCACGTGGCAACGCTCGTCGACAACGACATGCCCGGCATGCCCCGGGCGATGCAGAAGTCGGGCAAACCACTCAAAGCGATCAAAGCTCGGCTGAAGGGAAAGGAGGGTAGGATTCGTGGAAACCTGATGGGTAAACGCGTGGACTTTTCGGCGCGCACTGTTATCACTCCGGATCCCAACTTGCGCATTGATCAAGTAGGCGTGCCGCGTAGTATAGCGCAAAATTTGACATTCCCCGAAATCGTGACGCCCTTCAACATCGACAAGATGCAGGTGCTAGTCAGGCGCGGCAATTCGCAATATCCCGGTGCGAAATATATAGTTCGCGACAATGGCGAGAGGATTGATCTGCGTTTCCATCCCAAGTCCTCGGATCTGCATCTGCAATGTGGTTACCGAGTGGAACGACATATCCGCGACGGTGATCTTGTGATCTTCAATCGTCAGCCCACTCTTCACAAAATGAGTATGATGGGCCATCGCGTTAAGGTGCTTCCTTGGAGCACATTCCGCATGAATCTAAGCTGTACATCACCGTATAACGCGGATTTCGACGGTGACGAAATGAATCTACACGTTCCGCAGTCAATGGAGACCCGCGCGGAGGTAGAGAACATTCACGTGACCCCACGACAGATTATCACCCCACAGGCGAACAAGCCAGTTATGGGAATTGTACAGGACACTCTAACCGCTGTGAGGAAGATGACCAAGCGCGATGTGTTCATCGAGAAGGAGCAAATGATGAATTTACTTATGTTTCTGCCCAGTTGGGACGGCAAGATGCCGCAACCGTGTATTCTGAAGCCGAAACCACTATGGACCGGAAAGCAGCTGTTCTCCCTCATCATCCCAGGTAACGTGAACATGATACGGACGCATAGCACGCATCCCGATGAGGAGGACGATGGTCCATACAAATGGATCTCGCCGGGTGACACCAAGGTAATGGTGGAACACGGGGAACTCGTGATGGGTATTCTCTGCAAAAAAACTTTAGGTACCTCCGCCGGTTCTTTGCTTCACATCTGTATGCTCGAGCTGGGTCACGAGGTATGCGGACGTTTCTACGGCAACATCCAGACCGTCATCAACAATTGGCTATTATTGGAGGGTCATTCGATTGGTATTGGCGACACTATTGCCGATCCGCAGACATATTTGGAAATCCAGAAGGCGATCAAGAAGGCCAAAGAAGACGTGATAGAGGTGATCCAAAAGGCACACAACATGGAACTCGAACCTACGCCTGGCAACACGCTTCGTCAGACTTTCGAGAATCAGGTGAACAGGATCCTGAATGACGCTCGAGACAAGACCGGAGGCTCCGCCAAGAAGTCCTTGAcagaatacaataatttaaaggCCATGGTGGTGTCGGGCTCAAAGGGCTCCAACATCAACATTTCTCAAGTCATCGCCTGTGTAGGTCAGCAAAACGTCGAGGGTAAACGAATACCTTTCGGCTTCCGTAAGAGAACGCTGCCGCATTTCATCAAGGACGACTATGGGCCAGAGTCCCGCGGCTTTGTTGAGAATTCGTATCTAGCCGGTCTTACTCCATCTGAGTTCTATTTCCATGCAATGGGCGGACGTGAGGGTCTTATCGATACCGCCGTAAAAACAGCTGAGACCGGTTACATTCAGCGTCGTTTGATAAAGGCTATGGAGTCGGTCATGGTGCATTACGATGGCACCGTGCGTAATTCCGTCGGTCAGCTGATTCAGCTACGTTACGGAGAGGACGGTCTCTGCGGTGAGACCGTCGAGTTCCAGAATCTACCAACGATCAAGGTGAGCAACAAAGCCTTCGAGAAGAAGTTCAAGTTTGATCCGACCAACGAGCGATATCTACGGTGTATATTCAATGAACACATCGTCCGAGACACGATGGGTTCCGGAGAGGGAATATCCGAGCTGGAAAGAGAGTGGGAACAATTGAACAGAGATCGCGCTGTACTTCGAGAGATCTTTCCAAGCGGCGAATCAAAGGTTGTACTGCCCTGCAATCTGCAAAGGATGATTTGGAACGTACAGAAGATATTCCACATCAATAAGCGAGCGCCGACCGATCTCAGTCCTATGAGGGTGATTCAAGGAGTAAAAAATCTTTTGGAAAAGTGTATCATTGTCGCCGGGGACGATAGACTGAGCAAACAGGCGAACGAGAACGCGACATTATTGTTCCAGTGTTTAGTAAGGTCGACCTTATGTACCAAGTGCGTCTCCGAGGAGTTCAGGCTGTCGAGTGAAGCCTTCGAGTGGCTAATTGGAGAAATCGAGACGAGATTCCAGCAAGCTCAGGTGTCACCCGGTGAGATGGTCGGCGCATTGGCGGCGCAATCTCTCGGCGAGCCTGCCACTCAGATGACCCTGAACACCTTCCACTTTGCCGGTGTATCATCGAAGAACGTGACCCTCGGTGTGCCCAGATTGAAGGAAATTATTAACATCAGCAAGAAACCGAAAGCGCCGTCACTCACAGTGTTCTTGACGGGCGCGGCCGCGCGTGATGCTGAAAAGGCAAAAAACGTTCTCTGCCGGCTGGAGCACACGACGTTGAAAAAGGTGACGGCGAACACGGCGATATACTACGATCCTGATCCGCAGAACACTGTAATCGCGGAGGACCAGGAGTTTGTCAACGTTTACTACGAGATGCCCGACTTTGACCCCACGAAAATATCGCCGTGGTTGTTGCGAATTGAACTGGATAGAAAGCGGATGACTGACAAGAAGCTGACGATGGAGCAGATCGCAGAGAAGATCAATGCCGGCTTTGGCGACGATCTGAACTGCATATTCAATGATGACAATGCCGAGAAGTTGGTGCTACGTATTAGAATAATGAACAGCGACGATAACAAGTTCCAGGACACGGATGAGGAGACTGTAGATAAGATGGAAGACGATATGTTCCTTCGGTGTATCGAAGCCAACATGCTCAGCGACATGACTCTGCAG GGTATTGAAGCTATCGGCAAAGTTTACATGCATCTGCCGCAAACGGATTCCAAGAAACGCATCGTTATCACGGAAACCGGCGAATTCAAGGCCATTGCGGAATGGCTTTTGGAAACCGACGGGACGAGCTTGATGAAGGTGTTGAGCGAGAGAGACGTGGATCCGGTGCGAACGTTCAGTAATGATATTTGCGAGATATTCCAAGTGCTCGGCATCGAAGCCGTGCGAAAGTCGGTAGAGAAGGAGATGAACGCAGTGTTGCAGTTCTATGGTCTTTACGTGAACTACCGACATCTCGCTTTACTTTGCGACGTCATGACAGCGAAAGGTCATCTCATGGCGATAACACGTCACGGAATCAATAGACAAGATACCGGCGCTTTGATGAG GTGTTCCTTCGAAGAAACGGTTGATGTACTACTGGATGCCGCATCTCACGCAGAGGTAGATCCAATGAGAGGGGTATCCGAGAATATTATAATGGGACAACTTCCTCGGATTGGAACAG GATGCTTTGATCTATTATTGGATGCTGAGAAATGTAAATCTGGTATCGAGATTCCTATGGCAGTTGGCGCAGGAATGATGGGAACGGCGGGAATGTTCTTTGGCAGCGTAACTGGCATGTCCAGCATGAGTCCTCAGATGACTCCTTGGATGGGAGCTACTCCTGGTTATGGTGCATCAAGTATGTCGCCAG CATTGAGCAGCGGTATGACGCCAGGTGGTGCATGCTTTTCACCGTCGGGAGCATCAGATGCATCGGGCTTGTCGCCAGCATACTCGGCTTATTCACCGCAACCGGGAAGTCCCGGTAGTCCGGGTCCGAGTATGAGTCCATTCCCGATGTCACCAGCTGGTGCAGCGTCACCTAGTTACTCTCCGACATCACCGGCGTATCTGCCCACATCGCCTAGCATGACACCCTCGAGTCCAAATTATTCGCCCACAAGTCCTACGTATTCGCCAACCAGCCCGAATTATTCACCGACATCACCAAGCTATTCGCCGACAAGTCCGAGCTATTCGCCCACTTCGCCGAGTTATTCGCCGACAAGTCCAAGTTACTCGCCCACTTCTCCGAGTTATTCACCGACGAGTCCAAGTTACTCGCCTACCTCACCGAGCTATTCGCCAACTAGCCCGAGCTATTCGCCCACATCGCCGAGCTACTCGCCAACTTCGCCGAGTTATTCACCGACAAGTCCGAGTTACTCGCCAACCTCGCCGAGTTATTCCCCGACCAGTCCAAGTTACTCGCCCACAAGTCCAAGCTATTCACCCACGAGCCCGAGTTACTCACCAACTTCACCAAGCTATTCACCAAGCTCGCCTAACTACACACCTGCTTCACCCTCATATTCGCCGACTTCGCCCAGTTATTCGCCAAGCTCGCCGCAATATTCGCCTGCGAGTCCAAGCTACTCTCCCAGCAGTCCCAAATATTCACCGACGAGCCCAAGTTATTCTCCTACCTCGCCATCATTCGCCGGTACATCGCCGCAATACACGCCTGCAAGTCCCACGTACTCGCCGACCAGCCCGACATATTCGCCTACAAGTCCATCGTACTCGCCGAGTTCGCCGCAGCACACTGCATCTGGCAGCACCCGATATTCACCCAGCAGTCCGAATTATTCACCTACCAGCCCGACGTACTCGCCCACAAGTCCGCAGTACTCGCCGTCAAGCACCAAATATTCGCCCACGAGTCCCACGTACACACCCACAAGCCCGAGTTATTCTCCGACGAGTCCAACGTACTCGCCGCCCGTACCGGGATACTCGCCCACGAGTCCCACGTACTCACCAGCGTCACCCGCTTACGAGACAGACgagtaa